The Lichenihabitans psoromatis genome contains a region encoding:
- the mfd gene encoding transcription-repair coupling factor produces MANATRLATRPNAAAPSSLLDVARIIKQIDKGGDVMLSHVPDGFDAFVAADLIRALARGGKERPVVLMHVAREGQRALAFREALAFAAPDVEILDFPAWDCQPYDRVSPQSAIEARRMTVLSRLSRTKSAPERPRILSTTISALLQRVPPRKSVAAESFSAAPGNSVATDDLVAWLETNGFLRSGTVHDTGEYAVRGGILDLFAPGMTQPVRLDFFGHTLESIRSFDPETQRSTGQLRALDLVPMSEVQLTTDSMRRFRQAYVTAFGAQTRGDQLYEAVSEGRRHQGMEHWLPLFYDSMDTLLDYVDGCPVLLDPLAEDAASERFKIIIDHHGARDSAQSKPMATIYKPLPADALYLSEPEWKKRLADVPVLRVTPFDAPDDAKTPTIDCGGRAGRNFAPERADESANVFDAALAHVRALQADDKTIIMAGLSDGSRERLRTVLAEHGLKKTEPVSSLSQALGLPKASVAFAVVGLEQGFEAGSLVVVSEQDILGDRLIRNRKKSRRAQDFLQDVSALSAGDLVVHVDHGIGRFVGLQTIAVGGAPHDCLELHYAAGDKLFLPVENLELLSRYGNEDNDAALDRLGGAGWQTRKAKMKNRIREIAHALIKIAAERAVRVAPKMLPPDGLYDEFCARFPYDETEDQASSIDAVLDDLGSGHPMDRLICGDVGFGKTEVALRAAFTAAINGGQVAVVVPTTLLARQHFKTFSQRFAGLPLRVAQMSRMVTAAELKQTKAGVADGTIDIVVGTHALLGKTVSFRDLGLVIIDEEQHFGVTHKERLKDMRAEVHVLTLSATPIPRTLQLAMTGVRDLSIIATPPVDRLAVRTTITPFDELMVREALLRERYRGGQSFFVCPRIEDLEEASAFLRQSVPEVKFVMAHGQMAATELEAKMTAFYEGQYDVLLATAIVESGLDIPQANTLIVNRADMFGLAALYQLRGRVGRSKTRAYALFTYPTNKPLTTQAEKRLKVLQSLDTLGAGFELASHDLDIRGAGNLVGDEQSGHIKEVGFELYQQMLRDAIDALQAGATEDIAEEAWSPSITVGVPVTIPEVYVPDLTLRMSLYRRLSALDTDEDIENFGAELIDRFGPQPDEVRQLLKLMQVKALCRRAHVEKVDAGPKGVVIGFRDNSFVDPAGLVRFVQKEGPRAKVRPDMRVAFMRDFDTPDDRLEGTRVILRALVGIAEKKAA; encoded by the coding sequence ATGGCTAATGCCACACGGTTGGCGACGCGCCCAAACGCGGCTGCGCCGTCCTCGCTTCTCGATGTCGCGCGGATCATCAAGCAGATCGACAAAGGCGGTGACGTCATGCTGTCGCACGTTCCCGACGGGTTCGATGCCTTTGTGGCCGCCGACCTCATTCGGGCGCTCGCGCGGGGCGGCAAGGAGCGCCCGGTCGTGCTGATGCACGTGGCGCGTGAAGGGCAGCGGGCACTGGCGTTTCGCGAGGCGTTGGCCTTTGCGGCGCCCGATGTCGAGATTCTCGATTTTCCCGCCTGGGACTGCCAGCCCTACGATCGTGTCTCGCCGCAAAGCGCGATCGAAGCGCGTCGCATGACCGTCCTGTCGCGGCTGTCGCGAACAAAATCCGCCCCGGAGCGGCCGCGTATTCTGTCGACCACCATCAGCGCCTTGCTCCAGCGTGTGCCGCCCCGCAAGTCGGTGGCGGCCGAGAGCTTTTCGGCGGCACCGGGCAATTCGGTCGCGACCGACGACCTCGTGGCGTGGCTCGAGACCAATGGTTTCCTGCGGTCGGGAACGGTGCATGATACGGGCGAATATGCGGTGCGGGGCGGCATTCTCGACCTCTTCGCGCCTGGCATGACGCAACCGGTGCGGCTCGACTTCTTCGGCCATACGCTGGAATCGATCCGCTCCTTCGATCCGGAAACGCAGCGCTCGACCGGGCAATTGCGGGCTCTCGATCTCGTTCCGATGAGCGAAGTGCAACTCACCACCGATTCGATGCGGCGGTTCCGCCAAGCCTATGTCACGGCCTTTGGCGCGCAGACACGGGGCGACCAGCTCTACGAGGCTGTCAGCGAGGGGCGCCGCCACCAGGGCATGGAGCATTGGCTTCCGCTCTTCTACGACAGCATGGATACGCTGCTGGATTACGTCGACGGCTGCCCTGTGCTGCTCGACCCGCTCGCCGAGGATGCCGCGAGCGAACGGTTCAAGATCATCATCGATCACCACGGGGCGCGGGACTCGGCTCAAAGCAAGCCGATGGCGACCATCTACAAGCCGTTGCCGGCCGATGCGCTCTACTTGTCCGAGCCGGAGTGGAAGAAGCGCCTCGCCGATGTTCCCGTTTTGCGCGTGACGCCGTTCGACGCGCCGGACGATGCCAAGACCCCGACGATCGATTGCGGCGGACGGGCTGGCAGGAATTTCGCGCCGGAGCGGGCCGACGAGAGCGCCAACGTCTTCGATGCGGCGTTGGCGCATGTGCGCGCGCTTCAGGCCGACGACAAGACCATCATTATGGCCGGGCTTAGCGACGGCTCGCGTGAACGGCTGCGGACGGTGCTGGCCGAGCATGGCCTGAAGAAGACTGAGCCGGTGTCCTCGCTCAGTCAGGCGTTGGGTCTGCCCAAAGCCAGCGTGGCCTTCGCGGTCGTCGGTCTCGAACAAGGCTTTGAGGCCGGCAGTCTCGTGGTCGTCAGCGAACAAGACATTCTCGGCGATCGGCTGATCCGCAACCGCAAGAAATCCCGCCGCGCGCAGGATTTCCTGCAGGACGTCTCGGCGCTATCGGCCGGCGATCTCGTGGTCCATGTCGACCACGGCATCGGCCGTTTCGTGGGCCTGCAGACCATCGCGGTCGGCGGCGCGCCGCACGACTGCCTCGAATTGCATTATGCGGCCGGCGACAAACTCTTCCTGCCGGTCGAGAACCTCGAACTGCTGTCGCGTTACGGCAACGAGGATAATGACGCGGCGCTTGATCGGTTGGGCGGCGCAGGCTGGCAGACCCGCAAGGCCAAGATGAAGAACCGCATCCGCGAGATCGCGCATGCGCTCATCAAGATCGCGGCCGAGCGGGCGGTGCGGGTGGCACCGAAGATGCTGCCGCCCGACGGCCTCTACGACGAATTCTGCGCACGGTTCCCCTATGACGAGACCGAGGATCAAGCCTCCAGCATCGACGCGGTCCTGGACGATCTCGGCTCCGGACACCCGATGGATCGGTTGATCTGCGGCGACGTCGGCTTCGGCAAGACCGAGGTGGCGCTGAGGGCCGCCTTCACGGCCGCCATCAACGGCGGGCAGGTCGCGGTCGTCGTGCCGACGACGCTTCTGGCGCGCCAGCATTTCAAGACGTTTTCGCAGCGTTTCGCCGGTCTGCCGCTCCGGGTCGCTCAGATGTCCCGCATGGTGACGGCGGCCGAACTCAAGCAGACCAAGGCCGGGGTTGCGGATGGCACGATCGATATCGTGGTGGGCACTCACGCGCTGCTCGGCAAGACGGTGTCGTTCCGAGATCTTGGCCTCGTCATCATCGACGAGGAGCAGCATTTCGGCGTGACCCACAAGGAGCGGCTGAAGGACATGCGCGCCGAAGTGCATGTGTTGACGCTGTCGGCGACGCCGATTCCGCGCACGCTGCAACTTGCCATGACAGGCGTCCGCGATCTCTCCATCATTGCGACGCCGCCGGTCGATCGTCTCGCGGTCAGGACCACGATCACGCCATTCGACGAATTGATGGTGCGCGAGGCGCTGCTCCGTGAGCGCTATCGCGGGGGACAGTCCTTCTTCGTGTGCCCGCGTATCGAGGATCTGGAGGAGGCGTCCGCCTTCCTGCGGCAGAGCGTGCCGGAGGTGAAATTCGTCATGGCGCATGGCCAGATGGCCGCGACCGAGCTGGAGGCCAAGATGACGGCTTTCTACGAGGGTCAATATGACGTGCTGCTGGCCACCGCGATCGTCGAATCCGGCCTCGACATTCCGCAGGCCAATACACTGATCGTCAACCGGGCCGACATGTTCGGGCTCGCGGCGCTATATCAGCTGCGCGGCCGCGTTGGTCGATCGAAAACGCGCGCCTATGCGCTGTTCACCTATCCGACCAACAAGCCGCTGACGACGCAGGCCGAAAAGCGCCTGAAGGTTCTGCAATCGCTCGACACGCTCGGCGCGGGCTTCGAACTTGCGAGCCACGATCTCGATATTCGCGGCGCCGGCAATCTCGTGGGCGACGAGCAATCGGGGCACATCAAGGAAGTCGGATTCGAGCTTTACCAGCAGATGCTGCGCGACGCGATCGATGCGCTTCAAGCCGGCGCCACGGAAGATATCGCGGAAGAAGCCTGGTCGCCATCGATTACGGTTGGCGTTCCGGTCACGATTCCAGAGGTTTACGTTCCGGATCTCACGCTCCGCATGAGTCTGTATCGTCGCTTGTCGGCCTTGGATACGGATGAAGACATCGAGAATTTCGGGGCCGAACTCATCGACCGTTTCGGCCCGCAGCCGGACGAGGTGCGACAGCTGCTGAAATTGATGCAAGTAAAGGCGTTGTGCCGTCGTGCCCATGTCGAGAAAGTGGATGCCGGCCCGAAGGGCGTCGTCATCGGCTTCCGCGACAATTCATTTGTGGATCCGGCCGGGCTTGTGCGCTTCGTGCAGAAGGAAGGCCCGCGCGCCAAGGTGCGGCCGGACATGCGCGTCGCGTTCATGCGCGACTTCGATACGCCCGACGATCGACTGGAAGGCACGCGCGTGATCCTGCGTGCGCTGGTCGGGATTGCCGAGAAGAAAGCGGCCTGA
- a CDS encoding succinate dehydrogenase assembly factor 2: MSALDPTDADESVRRRRLVFRAWHRGTLEMDLIMGRFADAHAATLSLEEIDTFEALMDAPDGEIFHWITGSVETPGNYDTALLHRIRAFHVSTGPIHG, encoded by the coding sequence ATGTCGGCTTTGGACCCGACGGACGCCGATGAGAGCGTTCGGCGGCGGCGCCTCGTTTTTCGGGCTTGGCATCGCGGGACGCTTGAAATGGATCTCATCATGGGTCGGTTCGCCGATGCCCATGCGGCGACGCTATCGCTCGAGGAAATCGATACCTTCGAAGCGTTGATGGATGCGCCGGACGGCGAAATCTTTCATTGGATCACGGGATCGGTCGAGACACCCGGCAATTACGACACCGCGCTGTTGCACCGCATTCGCGCCTTTCATGTCTCTACAGGTCCAATCCATGGCTAA
- the recG gene encoding ATP-dependent DNA helicase RecG, translating into MRPADLNPLFAAASALRGIGPKTGALLDRLLGRKGQPARVIDLLLHLPHATIDRRARPKIRDAARDAVVVIEGRVTAHHPPGNTRGRAPYKVLIEDDTGDVTLVFFLNNFAWVEKALPIGTTRWVSGKLESWDGHLQMVHPDRVMDEEGLKALPAVEPIYGLTDGLYPRILTKAVEAAVGRMPDLPEWLEPNRAILLGWPSFADALLAVHYPTSPSVLDPQSQPMQRLAYDELLASQFALATVRGRMRDNNGRPTIGTGVASDRILAALPFRLTAGQEEALAEIRADMAGPKRMLRLLQGDVGSGKTIVALLAMATAIEAGHQTALMVPTEILARQHFERLTTLGAHAGITVALLTGRDKASERAKTLEGLANGAIALVIGTHALFQDSVVFQDLGLIVVDEQHRFGVAQRLALTEKGRSADMLLMTATPIPRTLVMTVFGDMDVSAVREKPAGRQPIETRAAPIERLSEVVTAMQRSIEEGARVYWVCPLVTESEEVDLVAAEERFETLCQVFGDKVRLVHGQMKPAERDAAVADFASGEARILVATTVIEVGIDVPEASIMVIEHAERFGLAQLHQLRGRVGRGQARSSCLLLYKAPLGETSGARIMTMRETEDGFRIAEEDLRLRGEGELIGTRQSGLPSFRVANLDHHAKLLTEARQDAADLYATDPSLKTPRGEAMRRLLYLFERDAAVRLIEAG; encoded by the coding sequence ATGCGACCAGCTGATCTCAACCCTTTGTTTGCCGCCGCGTCGGCTCTGCGTGGCATCGGACCGAAGACCGGCGCGCTGCTCGACAGACTGCTGGGACGCAAGGGCCAGCCCGCCCGCGTGATCGATCTGCTGCTGCATCTGCCGCACGCGACGATCGACCGGCGTGCCCGACCCAAGATTCGGGATGCAGCGCGGGACGCGGTCGTCGTGATCGAAGGCCGTGTCACGGCCCATCACCCTCCAGGCAATACGCGCGGGAGAGCGCCGTATAAGGTGCTGATCGAGGACGATACCGGCGACGTGACGCTGGTGTTCTTCCTGAACAATTTCGCCTGGGTCGAAAAAGCATTGCCGATCGGCACGACCCGCTGGGTCTCCGGCAAGCTCGAATCCTGGGACGGTCACCTGCAGATGGTGCATCCCGATCGGGTGATGGACGAGGAAGGTCTGAAGGCGCTTCCGGCGGTGGAACCCATCTATGGCCTGACCGACGGTCTTTATCCGCGCATCCTCACGAAAGCCGTCGAGGCGGCGGTCGGCCGCATGCCGGATCTGCCCGAATGGTTGGAGCCCAATCGCGCTATTCTCCTGGGCTGGCCGAGCTTTGCCGATGCGCTGCTGGCGGTGCATTACCCGACCTCACCATCGGTGCTCGACCCGCAGTCGCAGCCGATGCAGCGGCTCGCCTATGACGAATTGCTGGCGAGCCAATTCGCGCTGGCAACCGTGCGCGGGCGCATGCGCGACAACAACGGCCGCCCGACGATCGGCACGGGGGTCGCGTCCGATCGCATCCTGGCTGCGCTGCCGTTCCGCCTGACCGCCGGCCAAGAGGAGGCTCTCGCCGAGATCCGCGCCGACATGGCGGGGCCCAAGCGGATGCTCCGCCTGCTGCAGGGCGATGTGGGATCTGGCAAGACGATCGTAGCACTGTTGGCGATGGCGACCGCGATCGAGGCCGGACATCAGACTGCGCTGATGGTCCCGACCGAAATCTTGGCACGGCAGCATTTCGAGCGGTTGACGACCCTCGGGGCTCATGCCGGAATCACGGTGGCGCTGCTGACGGGACGCGACAAGGCTTCCGAGCGGGCCAAAACGCTCGAAGGCCTGGCGAATGGCGCCATCGCGCTCGTGATCGGCACGCATGCGCTGTTTCAGGACAGCGTGGTGTTTCAGGATCTCGGCCTGATCGTCGTGGACGAGCAGCATCGGTTCGGGGTCGCTCAGCGGCTTGCCCTCACCGAAAAGGGTCGCTCCGCCGACATGCTCCTGATGACCGCGACGCCCATTCCGCGCACGCTCGTCATGACGGTGTTCGGCGACATGGATGTTTCGGCCGTGCGGGAAAAGCCGGCCGGCCGGCAACCGATCGAGACCCGCGCCGCCCCGATCGAACGGTTGAGCGAGGTCGTGACCGCCATGCAGCGCTCGATCGAGGAGGGCGCGCGCGTCTATTGGGTCTGTCCGCTCGTGACCGAAAGCGAGGAGGTCGATCTCGTGGCGGCCGAGGAGCGCTTCGAGACGCTGTGTCAGGTTTTCGGCGACAAGGTGAGGCTGGTCCATGGTCAGATGAAACCGGCCGAGCGGGATGCAGCCGTGGCAGACTTCGCCAGCGGCGAGGCCCGTATTTTGGTCGCCACGACCGTCATCGAGGTCGGCATCGACGTGCCCGAAGCTTCGATCATGGTGATCGAACATGCCGAGCGGTTCGGTCTGGCTCAATTGCATCAGCTTCGGGGGCGTGTCGGGCGCGGGCAGGCGCGATCCTCCTGTCTGCTGCTTTACAAAGCGCCGCTCGGTGAAACGTCGGGCGCCCGGATCATGACGATGCGCGAAACGGAGGACGGCTTCCGCATCGCCGAGGAAGATCTGCGATTGCGCGGCGAAGGGGAGTTGATCGGCACCCGTCAATCCGGCCTGCCCTCCTTCCGGGTCGCCAACCTTGACCATCACGCCAAGCTGCTGACCGAGGCGCGGCAGGATGCGGCCGATCTCTATGCGACCGACCCAAGCTTGAAAACGCCGCGCGGCGAAGCGATGCGACGTTTGCTCTATCTGTTCGAGCGTGACGCGGCCGTGCGATTGATCGAAGCCGGATAA
- a CDS encoding ATP-binding protein, whose amino-acid sequence MRIDIDLGMTSGQGAGGPATLDLEELLATRLLVQGNSGSGKSHLLRRLLEQSAPHVQQLIVDPEGDFVGLADRFGHVVVDGNRSVSDLECIAARVRQHRVSAVLNLESLDAENQMRAAAVFLNALFDAERDYWFPMLVVVDEAQLFAPAVSGDVAEDARKASLGAMTNLMCRGRKRGLAGVIATQRLAKLAKNVAAEATNFLMGRTFLDIDMARAADLLGLERRQAEVFRELQRGHFVALGPALSRRPLSIRVGSVETQARAGTPLLTPLPGQSTEDARDLILAPVRTEPGRAVAERRVSAPPPPSMNQILEQIVRDRPPEPVEDEASLALSTEEREQACRVIAYDILGDPDASFRPEAVLYQDFVVRCRIKKIGGGPMPLPEFKLHLNVARAGVDPTAVDLSEWSRAIAVARQIPDDLQASFLILAGAALLGDACPSDLEISRRCGHHSAGRARSRIGHLEKRDLVVMRTDMSGQRSAVLPDLGWETRPGDSNGPAMPQVERDAAE is encoded by the coding sequence ATGAGGATCGACATCGATCTCGGCATGACATCGGGGCAGGGCGCAGGCGGCCCCGCGACGCTCGATCTCGAGGAGCTTCTGGCGACCCGTCTGTTGGTCCAGGGTAATTCTGGGTCGGGCAAGTCTCACCTTCTGCGGCGGTTGCTCGAACAAAGCGCGCCGCATGTGCAGCAGCTGATCGTCGATCCCGAGGGTGATTTCGTCGGCCTCGCAGACCGGTTCGGCCATGTGGTTGTGGACGGCAACCGCAGCGTCTCCGACCTCGAATGTATTGCGGCGCGGGTGCGTCAGCATCGCGTCTCCGCCGTGCTGAACCTCGAGAGCCTCGATGCCGAGAACCAGATGCGGGCCGCCGCCGTGTTTCTCAACGCGTTGTTCGATGCCGAGCGGGACTATTGGTTTCCGATGCTGGTCGTGGTCGACGAGGCGCAATTATTCGCGCCGGCAGTTTCGGGCGACGTGGCGGAGGATGCTCGAAAGGCGTCCCTAGGCGCGATGACCAATCTCATGTGCCGCGGCCGCAAACGCGGGCTGGCCGGGGTAATCGCGACGCAGCGGCTCGCCAAGCTCGCCAAGAACGTCGCGGCTGAAGCCACGAACTTTCTGATGGGACGCACCTTTCTCGATATCGACATGGCGCGCGCCGCCGATCTGCTCGGGCTCGAGCGGAGGCAGGCTGAGGTCTTTCGGGAATTGCAGCGCGGCCATTTCGTGGCGCTCGGCCCGGCCCTGTCGCGTCGCCCGCTGTCGATCCGCGTCGGGTCCGTCGAAACGCAGGCACGGGCCGGGACGCCGCTGCTGACGCCATTGCCCGGTCAGAGCACCGAGGACGCGCGCGACCTTATTCTGGCGCCCGTGCGGACCGAACCCGGCCGCGCGGTGGCCGAACGCCGCGTGTCGGCTCCGCCTCCGCCCTCGATGAACCAGATCCTGGAACAGATCGTCCGCGACCGGCCGCCTGAACCTGTCGAGGATGAAGCGTCGCTTGCCCTCTCGACCGAGGAGCGCGAGCAGGCCTGCCGGGTGATCGCCTACGACATCCTGGGCGATCCCGACGCTTCGTTCCGCCCAGAGGCGGTGCTGTATCAAGATTTCGTCGTTCGGTGCCGCATCAAGAAGATCGGCGGCGGCCCGATGCCGCTGCCCGAGTTCAAGCTGCATCTGAACGTCGCGCGGGCCGGGGTCGATCCGACGGCTGTGGACCTCAGCGAGTGGAGCCGGGCGATCGCTGTGGCGAGACAGATCCCAGACGATCTACAGGCGTCGTTTCTGATCCTCGCCGGCGCTGCTTTGCTGGGCGACGCTTGCCCCTCGGATCTCGAAATCTCGCGCCGCTGCGGCCATCATTCGGCAGGCCGGGCGCGAAGCCGCATCGGTCACCTCGAAAAGCGCGATCTCGTCGTCATGCGGACCGACATGAGTGGCCAACGATCCGCCGTGCTCCCCGACCTCGGTTGGGAGACCCGCCCGGGCGACAGCAACGGGCCAGCCATGCCGCAGGTGGAACGCGACGCGGCCGAATGA
- a CDS encoding L,D-transpeptidase family protein: MSFPIPLPHRRGPAKLLAALLVFLALAGCAGQLETVRTGTVSPATLETMNQLNMDRRAPILVRIFKEEKVLEVWKQDRSGRYRPLKSYEVCRYSGVLGPKKQEGDHQAPEGFYAVAPGQMNPKSREYLSFNIGYPNAFDQSLGRTGDSLMVHGGCRSVGCYAMTNEQIEEIYGLAYEAFAGGQMEFQIQAYPFHMTAANLQRHATDPNLPFWLNLKTGSDLFEATKTPPQVGVCNGRYMFGAAAAGVCTVPPRAS; the protein is encoded by the coding sequence ATGAGTTTTCCAATTCCGCTGCCGCACCGGCGCGGTCCAGCCAAGCTTCTGGCGGCGCTGCTGGTGTTTTTGGCTTTGGCCGGCTGCGCCGGGCAACTCGAAACCGTCCGCACCGGCACAGTTTCGCCCGCGACACTCGAGACCATGAATCAGCTAAACATGGATCGCCGCGCCCCGATCCTGGTCCGCATTTTCAAGGAAGAGAAAGTTCTGGAGGTCTGGAAGCAGGACCGCTCGGGGCGGTATCGTCCGCTGAAATCCTATGAGGTCTGCCGCTACTCCGGCGTGCTCGGCCCGAAGAAGCAGGAAGGCGATCATCAGGCGCCGGAGGGTTTCTATGCCGTCGCGCCGGGGCAGATGAACCCCAAGTCGCGCGAATATTTGTCGTTCAACATCGGCTATCCCAACGCCTTCGATCAGTCGCTCGGCCGCACGGGCGACTCGCTGATGGTGCATGGCGGCTGCCGATCGGTCGGCTGCTACGCGATGACCAACGAGCAGATCGAGGAAATCTACGGCCTCGCCTATGAGGCGTTTGCCGGTGGCCAAATGGAGTTCCAGATCCAGGCCTATCCGTTCCACATGACGGCCGCGAACCTGCAACGCCACGCCACCGACCCGAACCTGCCCTTCTGGCTCAATCTGAAGACCGGGAGCGACCTCTTCGAGGCCACCAAGACACCGCCGCAAGTCGGGGTCTGCAACGGGCGCTACATGTTCGGGGCTGCAGCGGCGGGCGTCTGCACCGTGCCGCCACGCGCATCCTGA
- a CDS encoding glycosyltransferase family 2 protein codes for MIDAPLPHTVAVLIATRGRPAILKTVLALVAAQTRVPDRIVVAATEEADVVGLDLASGVTVTFGPAGLTRQRNRAMATAAGVDLLIFFDDDFLPSRFWVERVLAAFASHPTLVVLTGAVLADGIKSAGITPEAGLAMLAKRDGSTLETSALQDGIGPYGCNMAFRASAIAGLRFDERLPLYGWLEDADFGALAAQRGMVARAEDLWGIHLGHKPGRVSGKRLGYSQIVNPIYLARKGTVPSGFAAKLMTKNIVANALKSLAPEPWIDRAGRLRGNLVGLADILRGRVTPERAAEL; via the coding sequence ATGATCGACGCGCCGCTGCCGCACACCGTCGCGGTTCTGATCGCGACGCGGGGACGCCCGGCCATCCTCAAGACGGTCCTGGCGCTGGTCGCCGCGCAAACCCGCGTGCCGGATCGCATCGTCGTCGCCGCAACCGAGGAGGCTGACGTCGTCGGTCTCGATCTCGCGTCCGGCGTGACGGTGACGTTCGGACCGGCGGGTCTGACCCGGCAACGCAACCGGGCTATGGCGACGGCGGCCGGCGTCGATCTCCTGATTTTTTTCGACGACGACTTTCTCCCATCCCGGTTTTGGGTCGAGCGCGTCTTGGCGGCCTTTGCGTCCCATCCCACTCTCGTGGTGCTGACCGGCGCGGTGCTGGCCGATGGCATCAAGTCGGCCGGCATCACGCCGGAGGCCGGCCTTGCGATGCTGGCGAAACGTGACGGATCGACGCTCGAAACGAGCGCGCTGCAGGACGGTATCGGCCCCTATGGCTGCAACATGGCCTTCCGCGCCAGCGCGATCGCGGGGCTGCGGTTCGATGAACGTCTGCCGCTCTATGGCTGGCTGGAAGATGCCGATTTCGGCGCGCTTGCGGCACAGCGCGGCATGGTGGCGCGAGCCGAGGACTTGTGGGGCATTCACCTCGGTCACAAGCCCGGCCGCGTCTCCGGCAAGCGGCTCGGCTATTCGCAGATCGTCAACCCCATCTATCTGGCCCGCAAAGGCACTGTGCCGAGCGGCTTTGCAGCCAAGCTTATGACTAAGAACATTGTGGCCAACGCGCTGAAATCCTTGGCGCCGGAACCCTGGATCGACCGGGCAGGGCGGCTGCGCGGCAATCTCGTCGGGCTTGCCGACATTCTCCGTGGTCGCGTCACGCCCGAGCGGGCCGCCGAGCTTTAG
- a CDS encoding lipopolysaccharide biosynthesis protein: protein MIIVLTFMLNAGLNFLLGLAVAAVLGPEQYGRFAVAAMVAIVIGTAAFDWLRLSATRFYTEAARAADPELRASLEVAYAGLGFALLVAAALVIALQVDIGLSAAMLAATVAAAICNTRFDYTAALARARFLDRTYSVLVVTKNVASFGLMIGAAFWFKNAAAVMAALALSGALAILPARSILLDHGVGLRGATRSRVVAFAHYGFPIVTANVIYQVIVLVNRGAAAAHLGFADAGQLSLATDMSIRLLLAVGAALDVYLFQLVVRRDATDGRAAAHEQIVRNMLIVTAVLVLLAVGYVMAMPAFEVLVVPPRFRADFGPVSLVLTPGILAFCLVNFALNPVFQIEGQTRLVVVAAAAALAVDLGGLALLSPHSGVLSYAIVHAVSLLVGFVLAAIFALRHPSCRPPLRDLAAIGLAAALAAVVIWPTRSIGEPVVALAAAMIGGTSIYLLTLYLADVAGFRDLSHLMIRWVFRARSKPQVGPTA from the coding sequence TTGATCATCGTCCTGACCTTCATGCTGAACGCCGGCCTGAACTTCCTGCTCGGGCTGGCGGTGGCTGCGGTCCTCGGCCCCGAGCAATACGGACGCTTCGCCGTGGCCGCGATGGTCGCGATCGTGATCGGCACGGCGGCGTTCGATTGGCTCCGCTTGTCGGCGACGCGCTTTTACACGGAGGCGGCCCGCGCCGCCGACCCCGAGCTTCGGGCGAGCCTCGAAGTCGCGTATGCGGGCCTCGGCTTCGCGCTGCTGGTCGCTGCCGCCTTAGTGATCGCTCTTCAGGTCGACATCGGTTTATCGGCCGCCATGCTGGCCGCCACGGTCGCGGCGGCCATCTGCAACACGCGGTTCGATTATACGGCGGCGCTGGCCCGCGCGCGGTTTCTCGACCGGACCTATTCCGTGCTGGTCGTCACCAAGAACGTGGCGTCCTTCGGGCTGATGATCGGGGCCGCCTTCTGGTTTAAAAATGCCGCAGCCGTAATGGCGGCGCTAGCGCTCAGCGGCGCTCTAGCGATCCTCCCGGCACGATCAATCCTGTTGGATCACGGCGTCGGCTTGCGGGGCGCCACACGATCGAGGGTCGTGGCTTTCGCGCATTATGGCTTTCCGATCGTGACCGCCAACGTGATCTATCAGGTCATCGTGTTGGTGAACCGCGGCGCGGCCGCCGCGCATTTGGGGTTCGCCGATGCGGGCCAGTTGTCGCTCGCAACCGATATGAGCATCCGCCTTCTGCTCGCGGTGGGGGCGGCGCTCGACGTCTATCTGTTTCAACTCGTCGTGCGGCGCGATGCGACCGACGGGCGAGCCGCCGCGCATGAGCAGATCGTCCGCAACATGCTGATCGTGACCGCCGTTCTCGTGCTGCTCGCGGTCGGCTATGTGATGGCTATGCCGGCGTTCGAGGTGCTTGTCGTGCCGCCCCGCTTCCGCGCCGACTTCGGCCCCGTGAGCCTCGTTTTAACCCCGGGTATCCTGGCGTTTTGCCTGGTCAATTTCGCTCTCAACCCGGTCTTTCAAATCGAGGGGCAGACCCGGCTCGTCGTCGTCGCGGCTGCGGCGGCGCTCGCGGTCGACCTCGGCGGCCTTGCGCTCCTGTCGCCTCACAGCGGCGTTCTCTCCTATGCGATCGTGCATGCCGTCAGCCTGCTGGTTGGCTTCGTGCTCGCCGCCATCTTCGCGTTGCGGCATCCCTCCTGCCGGCCGCCTTTGCGGGATCTTGCCGCCATCGGGCTCGCGGCAGCGCTCGCGGCGGTGGTGATCTGGCCAACCCGATCGATCGGCGAGCCCGTTGTCGCACTTGCGGCTGCCATGATCGGTGGCACGTCGATCTATCTTCTCACCCTCTACCTCGCCGACGTGGCCGGCTTCCGCGATCTGTCACACCTCATGATACGGTGGGTGTTTCGCGCACGCTCAAAGCCGCAAGTTGGGCCGACCGCATGA